One window of the Carnobacterium maltaromaticum DSM 20342 genome contains the following:
- a CDS encoding MurR/RpiR family transcriptional regulator, with protein sequence MLFLDKTVELNDTEMEIYHYISGNIDKVIFMRIRDLADEVHYSTTTILRFCRKFDCQGFAEFRIKLRMFRKNQKQIPIDTTDETTYIDFLNRTAQPEFQRSVQEVVTILAESELVIFVGVGSSKLMAEYGALYFSSLFLMSIHIDDLFNHPLYYLSNQVSKKSCLFIVSVDGENKEIIKNIHHLKMQNIKVISITNSAKSTIARLSDANISYYINKEQFQEANITSQLPALYTIELVGKEMRKQLNRTKDSIGNDLF encoded by the coding sequence ATGTTGTTTTTGGATAAAACGGTGGAATTAAATGATACTGAAATGGAGATCTATCATTATATCAGCGGGAACATTGATAAAGTTATTTTTATGAGAATTCGTGATTTAGCAGATGAAGTTCATTATAGTACGACCACCATCTTGCGTTTTTGTCGCAAATTTGACTGTCAGGGTTTCGCTGAATTTAGAATTAAGTTGCGAATGTTTCGTAAAAATCAAAAACAAATTCCAATTGATACGACAGATGAGACGACATATATTGATTTTTTGAACCGAACAGCACAACCTGAGTTTCAGCGTTCCGTTCAAGAAGTTGTAACGATTTTAGCTGAATCGGAACTGGTTATTTTTGTTGGAGTTGGATCATCGAAGCTGATGGCAGAGTATGGAGCTTTATATTTTTCTTCATTATTTCTCATGTCGATCCATATAGATGATTTATTTAATCATCCATTATATTATCTGTCGAACCAAGTATCTAAAAAATCTTGTTTGTTTATAGTTTCAGTTGATGGTGAGAACAAAGAAATAATTAAAAATATTCATCACTTAAAAATGCAAAATATAAAGGTTATATCTATAACCAACAGCGCTAAGTCCACCATTGCTAGACTATCAGATGCAAACATTTCCTACTATATAAATAAAGAACAATTTCAAGAGGCAAATATCACCTCGCAATTGCCAGCGTTGTATACGATTGAACTGGTGGGTAAAGAGATGCGTAAACAGCTAAATAGAACTAAAGATAGCATTGGGAATGACCTATTTTAA